ATCTGCTCATGCGTACGTTGTGAAATCAAACCCTGCTGAAAATGAAACATTGAAGAAAGCACCATCTGTTGTGAAAATTGAATTCGATGAGGACATACAAGTTTCAAGTTTTAATACATTGTACGTGAGAGATACATCAGGTAAAAGGGTCGATTTAAAAGATGCTCATATTGATAAAAAGAATAAAAAGTTATTAGAAGCCGGATTAAAAGAGAATCTCAAAAACGGTCTGTACTCTATTCAGTGGAAAGTGATTTCAGCTGATGGCCATCCAATTCAAGGAGTTATTCCATTCCGTATTGGATTAGCAGAAGCGGAAGCAGACGATATACAAGTGGAAGAGATGGGTTACGTCCCACAAATCGATATGATTATGGAACGTGGAATTTTATATACAAGTTTCTCACTATTTATAGGCGTGCTATTCTTTAATCTTATTATGTATAAAGGGAACGTAATAGAAGTTCAATTAAGAAGTAAAAAAATAATATGGATCTCCTTATTTGGGATATTGATTAGCTTGTTATTCAATCTACCATTGCAAGCGAAAATAAATGCGGATGTTTCATGGCTAGAAGCATTCAATCCTTTACTATTAAAAGAAACATTACAGCTTTCTGTTTTTGGTTATGTATGGATTACTCAAATGACTCTTATTAGTTCGCTTATAATCGTTACGTATTTTGCGATGAAGCGTGGGAAGCTTTCGTCGTTTAAAGTATGGAGCATTCCAATAGTATTGTTTATTGGGATACTTGTTATGAAAGCATGTAATAGTCACGCATATGGTTTAAAGTTTAAAGACATTGCTGTCGTTATGGATTTTCTACATTTATTCGCAGCTTCATTATGGATTGGTGGTCTATCATCTATTATTCTTCTTTTACGTAATGAGGATAACAAGTGGAGTATGTATTGGGATATGATTAAGCGTTTTTCACCGTGGGCAACATGTGCTGTCATTGTGATTTTCATAACAGGTCTTTTTAATAGTACATTTTTTATTCCAACAATCCACTCGTTATTTGATACGAAGTATGGATTAGCTTTATTAGCAAAGATACTTTTATTCATTTTCATGGGGATATTAGGAATTATTCATTATGTGAAAGGGAAAATGAGAGCGGAGCAAGGATTAGGTGCTACGGTGAAAGTAGAGTTTATCATTGGAATTATCATTTTCGTAATCGTAGCTTTTATGACAAATGTACAAACACCACCGATGCCTCCTATTGGACCTTTTACAGAGAGTAAACAATTAGATAATGGATATGAAATGACGCTAAATGTAAGTCCTAATAAAGTAGGACAAAATATATTCCATATTACTTTAAAGGATGAGAACGGACAACCTGTTACTGATATGGAACAAATTATATTAACGACTCAATCGTTAGATATGAATATGGGAAAAGGTTCATTTAAAGTTTCGGCCGTTTCACCGGGAGAATATGAAGCAGAAGGTATGTATATTAACATGACAGGTAACTGGAATATACAAGTACATGGATTAACAAAATCACTTGATAGCTTTGATACGGATTATAAGTTTATTGTAGGTGGCAGATAAAGTGAAACTTTAATCAGTGGGGTATCCCCCGCTGATTATTAGCACGCCCCCGCCTAACTTCTTTGCTTTGCGGGATAAAGAGACGTTATAGATGAAAAGGAGTAAATAGAAAATGAAACGTATAAAAAAATTAGGAACAACAATGATAGCAACAGTAATTGCAATGGGAATTTTTTCGTTACCTGTTAGTGCGCACGTAACTGTGAAGCCAGCAACTTCTGACATCGGCTCTTGGGAGACTTACACGATAAAAGTACCAGTTGAAAAGAATATAGCAACAACAAAAGTTACACTGAAAATACCGTCTGGAGTAGAGTTCCAACAGTATGAACCAGTGCCAGGATGGAAAGTGGAAGAGCAAAAAGATAATGCTGGAAAAGTGAAAACTGTAGTATGGGAAGCAACGGGAGAAGGGATTTTACCCAGTCAGTTCCAGCGATTTACTTTTGTCGCTAAAAATCCGGATAAAGAGCAAAAAATAGCTTGGGATGCATACCAACAATATAAAGACGGAGAAATTGTGGAATGGACGGGCGATGAAAAAGCTGAAAAACCACATTCACTTACAACAATTGCAAAAGGTACGTCATTAACAGGAGAACATGGTGAAGTGTCTAGTGTAGAAAAGAATGAAGGTACTAGTAATATGCAATTGATAGCAATTGTTTTATCTATTTTAGCGATTGTATCTTCGGTAGGTACGTGTGTTTTTATGGTACGTCGTAAAAAATAAGTAATTAAGTAATATTGAAAGGTCTCATTGAAAATAATGAGACCTTTTTATTAATATTAGGGATTAGTAAAATGAGCATAGCAATATTGTTATAGTCACTATATAACAAAAAGGATTGATTCATGGAAATCAATTGATGGTCACTACGTCTTCTGGCAAGGAATCATGTTCTAGCCAGTTTTCAATTAAAGTATTAAATAGCTTAGGGTTCGCTAAAGAAACTCCATGACCAATTTTAGAAATAATAACACCTGTGCAATGGGGATTACTTTCAAGGATTTTAGTCAACGAGTCTTTCATTATTCTTTTTTCGTTTTCTCCAACAGTTACTAATATATTACTATTAGCATTCTCAAAGTTTTTTGGTATTGTAAATGACATGTTTTCTTCTAGTATCCTTATGAAGGTATTTTTACTTATTTGACAACTGTCATAATAATAGTGGTCAAAGTATTCTTTATCTATGTACATTGATTTGGCTTGTATTTTCGAAAACGTCCTACTCTTTATAAGAGGGTAGGTTAACGCGATAGATTTTATAAATTTGCTAGCAAAAGGAATGGGTTTGACTAAGGCACTATTTATCATGGCATATTGGATTAAGTTGGGTTTCATGCTAAGCATCGTAATTAACACTTGAGCACCTAATGAAAACCCAATTACTATAACAGTTTTATTTTGTCCTTTTTCTTCAATTAGTTCTATGATTTTTTCAGCACTAAAGTTTATTGAGAAATGCTCTTTAATTCTGTTTTTTCCTTGCGCAGGTAAATCAGGAACAAGGCAGTGAAAGTTAGTAAAATGTTTAATTTGTTTGTCCCACATCCATCCACTGACTCCACCCCCATGAATAAAAACCATAAGTGGAGAGTTTGTATCTCCAAATTCGTTATAATGTAAAACCATATAACTCCCCCTTATAATTGGAATTGAAAATTCATCCATCTGTACTAGAGATAATATTTTTACTACTTAAGTATCATCATACAATAAAAAAATTCGGTTTGTTAAAATTCTAAGTGCCTTTACTCATGAAACGATAAGAAGGAGCCTACAATCAGTAGGCTCCTTCTTATGTTAATTTACTTCACTTCACTTCACTTCAACTCGCTGCCCTACAGCAAGTGTTTTCGGCTTTATATTTACGAAACAAATACTCACTACAATAAATAATAGTCCGATGAATAAGCTAATAGTAATGGCTTCATGTAAGAAAATTGAACTTACAATAATAGCGATTAGAGGAATGAGAAATGTATAAGCCCCAACTTTACTTGCTTCACCAGCTCCAACGAGTGTGAAGTATGCAAGCCACCCCATTGCAATAACAAAGAATGAAATAAAGAGTAGTACACTAACAAACGGCATGCTCCAAGCGATACTAGACCAACTTTCAAACTCTGATCCAAATCCAATTAAGCAAAGTCCGCCAATAATAAGTTGCAGTGTTACCATCCAAATGGAATTAACGCGGTGCCCAGTCTTCTTAATAAATACGGTTCCAAGTGCCCAGCCAATAGCGCATCCTATCGCGAGAAGAATCCCGATAATAGAAATATGTCCAGTTAAACTGCTAGAGCTAATAACACCTACGCCAATAAATCCGAGTATAAGCCCGAAAATTTTTAACCCGTACATTGATTCTTCAAGCCATATCCACGAGAAAATACCAAGTAAAACGGGTTGTAGAAATACGATGGCGGAAAATAGACCAGCAGGCATATATTGAAGGCCGACAGTTTGTAATCCGTAAAATATAATGATGTTAAGTAAAGAAGAAATAACGTATAAATGCCAAGTTTCTTTTAAGTGTAACTCTTTGTATTTCGGTAATGCGAACAGGAGTAAAATGAATCCTCCAATTAAAGTTCGAACGCCTGCAAATAAAACGGGTGGTGTATAATGCAGGGCAAACTTAGATAAAGGCCAATTGATTCCCCACATAAAAACGAGGAAGGTAAGGATTATGGCCGTCTTAGTTCGAGAAAGCTGTGTCACTGTAAGACCTCCTTGATGTTATTCATTTCACTATGATATGATATCGACTGTAATAAATAAAATGAATCTTTTTTATGAGGAGTATAAGTGATTAGTTATGACCATTACACAACTGCAAGTATTAATAAAAACTATTGAGTTAGGTAGTTTTACGAAGGCAGCTCGGGTGTTAAATATGACGCAGCCAGCTGTAAGTCATGCGATTTCAAGTATTGAGTCAGAGTTAGGAGTTACGATTCTTATACGTGATAAACGAAAAGGGTTAATTGTTACGGATGTAGGAAGCAGAATTCTTGTACATATTAGAGAGATTTTGAACGGTGTAGAGAAGATTGAACAAGAAGTTGCGATGGAGAAAGGACACGAAGTTGGGACGATTCGAATTGGGAGTTTTCCGAGTGCTTCTGCACATTTCTTACCCAAAATGATAAACCATTTTAAGGAGAAGTATCCGAACTTAGAAGTCGTTCTTTGTGAAGGAACGATTAAAGAAGTTGAAGATTGGTTAGTATCGAGGGTTGTTGATATAGGGATTGTTATTTTACCTAATAAAGAGATGGAGATTGTTCCATTAACGAAGGGGAAAATGGTTGTTATTTTAAGAGAGGATCATCCTCTTTGCAAGAAGAATGCTGTTACAATTCGTGATTTGGAGAATGAACCGATCATATTATGTAAGGGCGGATACGAACCACCTATTATCGATATGTTTAAACAAGTAAATGTACCACTTCGAGCTGAGTATGTAATTTCGACAGTTACGACAGCTTTAAATATGATTCAAGAAGGGTTAGGCATTGCAATATTAGCTGAATTATCTTTAACGAATTTACCAAAAAATGTGCAAACGAGAGAATTGGAACCGCAAGTATGGAGAGAAATTGCTTTAGCTGTTCCTTCATTAAGGGATTCTTCAATCGCTGTGCAGCTATTTATTGAAGAATTTCAGGCGCTATTTGCAGAATAAAAAGAGGTGTCTCGTATATTATAATGGGACACTTTTTAATTTACTTATAAAAAATATGTGAAAAGGATTGACTTATTTTTTAGTTGTAACTATAATGATTACATCTAGGTGGTGATTACGATGAAAATTAGTAGCCGCTTTTCCATAGCTGTTCATATTTTATCTATTTTGAAAAACAATCCATCTTCACTTTGTACTTCAGACTATATGGCTGAGAGTGTCAATACAAATCCAGTAGTCATTCGTAAAATCATGTCGTACTTGAAACAAGCTGGCTTTGTTTACGTAAATCGTGGACCGGGTGGCGCAGGTTTACTAAAGGATTTACATGAAATCACATTGTTAGATGTGTATCATGCAGTGAATGTAGTGGAAGAGGATAAATTATTTCACATTCATGAGCAACCAAATCCAGATTGTCCAATCGGAGCAAATATTCAAGCGGTATTAGAAGTTATATTAATACAAGCGCAATCTGCGATGGAAGAAGTTTTGAGAAATATTACGATGGGGCAGCTGTTTGAAACTTTGCAAGAAAAAATGAATGCTTAAATCATATTTATATTTTTTTAACATTAATGTAACTTGTATGGTTACAACTATAAAGGTAAGGTGTAAAAGTTATGACTGTAAAAATGAAAGTATACTCAGATTTTATATGTCCATTTTGTTTTTTAGCAAAAGGTCCATTAGATGAAGTAGCGAAAGAAAAAGATGTAGAAATTGAATGGATGCCATTTGAATTACGTCCAAGTCCATATTCAAAAATAGATCCATGGAATGAGCCAGAAAAATTAGGTTCATGGGATGCTTTCATTCTTCCGACAGCGAAGAAGTTAGGAATTGATATGCGTTTGCCACGTGTTTCTCCGCATCCATATACACATTTAGCTTTCGAAGGGTGTCAATTTGCGAAAGAACGTGGACTAGGTAATGAGTATCATCACCGCGTATTCACAGCGTTTTTCCAAGAAGAGCAAAACATTGAAGATATTGATGTGTTAACAAAATTAGCGGTAGAAGTAGGACTTCCTGAGGCGGAATTTAAAGATACTTTAGTAACTCGTAAATATAAAGAAAAGCATCAAGAAGCAATTCAGCACGCATATGATGAAGCGAATATTATGGCTGTTCCAACTGTCATGATTGGAGATGAAGTCATTCAAGGGCTTGCTAGTAAAGAAACACTAGAAAGGGTCATTGATAAAGAAATTGAAAAGGATAAAACAAATTCATTTGAAGGTATGCAATGTAATACCGATGGATATTGCTAATTCGCTTGTTATGAAATAACAAAATAAATTATAAAACAAACATTTGGAGGAATTAAAATGTCAGCAACTACAACAAACTTAAAAGAAGCAATCGTGAACCGCCGTTCCATTCGTAAAGTAACAAAAAACGATGCAATTACGAAAGAAAGAATTGAAGAAGTGTTAAAAACAGCTTTACACGCACCAACATCTTTCAATATGCAAAGTGGTCGTATGGTTGTATTAATGGATGGAGAGCATGAAAAGTTTTGGGATATTGTGAAAGAAACACTAAGAGCCCGCGTACCAGCAGAAAACTTTGAAGCGACTGTAGAAAGACTAAAAGGTTTTCATGCAGGTGTAGGAACAGTTCTATTCTTTGAAGATCAAGCAACTGTAGAAAAAATGCAAGAAAACGCACCGTTATATAAAGATCAGTTCCCATTCTGGTCTCATCAAGGAAATGCGATGTTACAACATACTGTGTGGATGTTATTATCTGCTGAAGGAATTGGGGCGTCATTACAACATTACAACCCAATCGTAGATGCTGAAGTGAAAGAAACTTGGAATATTCCAGCAGAGTGGAGCTTAGTAGGTCAAATGCCATTTGGTGAACCAAACGAACACCCAGCAGAAAGAACGTTCTTGCCTACTGAAGATGTAGTGAAATTTTATTAAGAAATATAATATGTAACGAGAAGGAAGCTGTGCTTAAAAACAGCTTCCTTTTTTGTAGTGGTGTTAATTTATGCGCGTTTAGGGAAGAAATATAAGAAATAATCCGGTGAGAAGGGAAGTAGAAAAATGAATGATGAGAAAAAATATACAGTGGTAGGTACTGATGTTGAGGAAGTAAAGCGTTTAAATAAAAATTCAGGGTTAACGTATAATCAAGTGAAAGAAATGTTAGCAAAGCAAATGCAAAAAAAGAAGTAATTAGATTGAAATCTTTCATTTTTTCATTTAGCATTTTGATTGGAGAGAGTTAAGTAAAAGGTAACTCTCTTTTTCGTATAAAGAAGCACCTTATAGAGTGGAGGAAGCAACATGAAGAAATGGGTGAAGGTAACGCTGTCTATCGCTGGAGGTATTGTCTTATTAGCTTGTGCCGGCGGATATTACGTGTATAAAAATTATTTTCCAAAGGAACCTGAGCGTATTGTATATGATAAAGAAAGAGTGCTACAACCGATACATAATCAGCTTAAAGGAATCAATATAGAAAATGTAAAGATAAAAGAAAAAGAAGTTGTAAATGCGACTGTAGATGAGCTTCAAAAAATGATTGATGATGGAAAATTGTCATATGAAGAATTAACGAGTATTTATCTCTTTAGAATACAAGAACATGATCAAAATGGAATAACATTAAATTCTGTTACAGAGATAAATCCTAATGCGATGGAAGAAGCAAGAAAGTTAGATCAAGAGCGAAGTAGAAACAAAAAGTCGAATTTATATGGTATTCCTGTCGTTGTAAAAGATAATGTACAAACGGCAAAAGTGATGCCGACTAGTGCAGGAACTTATGTATTAAAAGATTGGATTGCAGATCAAGACGCAACAATTGTGAAGCAGTTGAAAGAAGAAGGGGCATTTGTTTTAGGAAAAGCGAATATGTCTGAGTGGGCGAATTATTTATCTTTTACAATGCCAAGCGGGTATAGCGGGAAGAAAGGACAAAATTTGAATCCATACGGTCCGATTATGTTTGATACATCGGGATCAAGTTCAGGATCTGCTACAGTAGTTGCAGCAGATTTTGCACCGCTTGCAGTCGGAACAGAAACGACAGGATCGATTGTAGCACCCGCAGCGCAGCAATCAGTAGTTGGGTTACGTCCATCTTTAGGTAGGGTAAGTAGAACAGGAATTATTCCGTTAGCTGAAACTCTTGATACAGCAGGACCTATGGCAAGAACGGTAAAAGATGCAGCAACGTTATTTAATGCAATGATAGGTTATGACGAAAAAGATGTTATGACAGAAAAAGTGAAAGATAAAGAAAGAATTGATTATACAAAGGATTTATCAATAGATGGATTAAAAGGGAAAAAGATAGGGCTTCTTTTTTCTGTAGACCAACAAGACGAAAATAGAAAAGCAGTAGCAGAAAAGATTAGAAAAGACCTTCAAGATGCAGGTGCGATATTAACTGATTATATTCAGTTAAACAATGGGGGTGTAGATAATTTACAAACATTAGAATATGAGTTCAAGCATAATGTAAACGACTATTTTTCACAGCAAAAGAATGTACCTGTAAAATCGTTAAAAGAGATTATAGCGTTTAATAAAAGAGATAGTAATAGACGAATAAAATATGGACAAACATTAATTGAGGCGTCTGAAAAATCTACTATAACGAAAGATGAGTTTGAAAAAGTAGTGCAAACGAGTCAAGAAAATGCAAAAAAAGAGCTGAATAAATATTTAGTAGAAAAGGGTTTAGACGCTTTAGTTATGATTAACAATGAGGAAGTTCTTCTATCCGCTGTAGCTGGCTATCCAGAATTAGCGGTGCCAGCAGGATATGATAACAATGGAGAGCCAGTAGGTGCAGTATTTGTCGGGAAACAATTCGGTGAGAAGGAACTGTTCAATATTGGATATGCGTATGAACAGCAGTCTAAAAATAGAAAACCACCTAAATTGTAAAAGGTTAAACGAAAAAAAGAGCTCAACTGAAGTAAGTAGGTGAGCTAATATAAATAGAATCTAACAATATAAAAAGAAAAAAAGGATTCTTCCTAATTAGTAAGAAAGATTGTCTATAGAAGTTCATAAAATGTAATATATTCAATTTCCATCCATTGAAGGGGGAGGTTAAATCTTAATGAATGAAGTGAAAAATTTCTTTCGAAGTAGAGGGTTTCAACGGTTTCTCGTTTTAATAATATTAGCGCTTGTATTATATGGATTAAAAAGTATGATCAACTTAATATTAATTACGTTTATACTGACATTTTTAATGGATCGATTTCAACGTTTTATTTCAAAGAAATTGAAAGTGAACCGGAAAATTGTTATCGCCTGTTTGTATATCATATTAGTTTCCTTTATTGGCACGACATTGTATAAATATTTACCTGTGTTAACGATACAAATTTCGCAATTGATTTATCAATTTAAATTGTTTTTTCAAAACCCGCCTGATAATGAAATCATTAAATATGCACTTTCGACAATTAACGGAATGGAAGTATCAAAGTATATAGAACAAGGTGTAGATGTCATCTATCAATCGATAGCAAATATAGGGAAGGTAAGTTTACAAATATTATTGTCTCTCATATTAAGTCTCTTTTTCTTATTAGAAAAAGAGCGTATTATTACCTTTACTTCTAAATTTAAAGAGAGTAAGCTAAAGATTTTTTATGAGGAGATTGCATATTTTGGCGAAAGGTTTGCAAGATCGTTCGGTAAAGTAATTGAAGCGCAGTTTTTAATTGCGGTTGTAAATTGTATTCTTACTGTTATTGCATTAATTGTTTTAGGATTTCCACAGCTTCTCGTATTAGCTGTTATGATTTTTCTACTAGGGTTGATTCCAGTTGCAGGTGTGATTATTTCTTTATTTCCACTTTGTATTATTGCTTATAACGTAGGCGGAGTTATATACGTTGTGTACATACTTGTGTTCATTACAGTCATCCATGCTCTTGAAAGTTATTTTTTAAACCCGAAGTTTATGTCTGCGAAAACAAATTTACCAATCTTTTATACATTTATGATTCTCATTTTTTCAGAACATTTCCTTGGAATATGGGGGCTTATTATCGGGATACCAATCTTCATCTTTTTATTAGATGTACTTGATGTAAATAATGAGGAATCGATTAAAAAATAGAAAATAAACAAAAAAGCAATCCAAAATAAATTGGATTGCTTTTTCACATATATGATTAAAGAACAGGAGCCATTGTTTCTTTCAACACTTGAACTGAGTGATCAAATTTTAATTCTTCGTCTTCACTTAATTCTACTTCTAAAATTTCACGCACACCGCCGCGATTTAAAACAGCAGGTACACCGATATACACATCTTTTTGACCGTATTGTCCTTCTAAATATGCCGAAACAGTTAATACACTATTTTCGTCGTTTAAAATTGCCTTAGTAACGCGTAGAAGTGACATACCAATACCATAGTATGTTGCACCTTTTCGTTCAATAATATGGTAAGCTGCATCACGAACGTTTATGAAGATTTTGTCTAAATCTTCTTGATTATACGTATTGTCTTTTTCAAGCAGTGTTTGTAGTTTTTGAATACCAACTGATACGTGACTCCAAACAGGAAGTTCCGTATCACCATGTTCTCCGATAATATAAGCATGAATGTTGTGTGGACCAATATTGAAGTACTCACCTAACATATAGCGGAAACGAGCAGAATCAAGTGTTGTGCCAGAACCAATTACGCGTTCTTTCGGTAAACCAGATTCTTTCCAAGTTACGTAAGTTAAAATATCGACAGGGTTAGTTGCGATTAAGAAGATACCATCAAATCCGCTATCCATAATACTGCGCACGATTTGTTTAAAGATTTTTGCATTTTTCTCAACTAAATCTAAACGTGTTTCGCCTGGCTTTTGTGGTAATCCAGCCGTAATGACTACAAGGTCAGCATCTTTACAATCTTCGTAGCTACCTTTCCATACTCTAGTTGGAGCTGGAGCAAATGGAACGGCATGACTTAAATCCATCGCTTCTCCTTCAGCTTTTGCTTCGTTTACATCAACTAAAACAAATTCTTCAGCTACAGCTTGGTTAATCATGCAGTAAGCATAACTACATCCAACTGCTCCTGTTCCTACTAATACAACACGGTTAATACCTTTTTTCATTTCAAAATTCCTCGCAATTTCATTGATTTTATTATGTAAGATAATACGTCTTACTTCTATAGATTCATATCTAGTTTATTACATTTTATAAAAGATATTCAAGTATTTGAAAATGTATCCGTGCAATTTCTTGCATAAAACATAGGAAGTAAGTTAACCGAATATAATGCAATAAAATCCTTTATTGAAGGAGAAAAGGCCATGATGCAGCCATTAACGATGGAAAGAATGCTCCATATTATTAATGTGGGGCTCGTTAAAACGAAGAATCCAAAGCAGATTATTATTGTTGGTGCAGGAATTTCAGGATTAGTTGCAGCATCGTTATTGAAAGAAGCAGGGCATAAAGTAACAATTTTAGAAGCGAATAATCGAATAGGCGGAAGAATATATACGATCCGTGAACCGTTTAGCAGAGGTTTATATTTTAATGCAGGACCAATGCGAATTCCTGATACACACAAGTTAACTTTAGCTTACATTCGTAAATTCAAATTACCGTTAAATC
This genomic window from Bacillus anthracis str. Vollum contains:
- a CDS encoding copper resistance CopC/CopD family protein → MSVKVMRRIGILLFIACMLIILIPKSASAHAYVVKSNPAENETLKKAPSVVKIEFDEDIQVSSFNTLYVRDTSGKRVDLKDAHIDKKNKKLLEAGLKENLKNGLYSIQWKVISADGHPIQGVIPFRIGLAEAEADDIQVEEMGYVPQIDMIMERGILYTSFSLFIGVLFFNLIMYKGNVIEVQLRSKKIIWISLFGILISLLFNLPLQAKINADVSWLEAFNPLLLKETLQLSVFGYVWITQMTLISSLIIVTYFAMKRGKLSSFKVWSIPIVLFIGILVMKACNSHAYGLKFKDIAVVMDFLHLFAASLWIGGLSSIILLLRNEDNKWSMYWDMIKRFSPWATCAVIVIFITGLFNSTFFIPTIHSLFDTKYGLALLAKILLFIFMGILGIIHYVKGKMRAEQGLGATVKVEFIIGIIIFVIVAFMTNVQTPPMPPIGPFTESKQLDNGYEMTLNVSPNKVGQNIFHITLKDENGQPVTDMEQIILTTQSLDMNMGKGSFKVSAVSPGEYEAEGMYINMTGNWNIQVHGLTKSLDSFDTDYKFIVGGR
- a CDS encoding YcnI family protein, with product MKRIKKLGTTMIATVIAMGIFSLPVSAHVTVKPATSDIGSWETYTIKVPVEKNIATTKVTLKIPSGVEFQQYEPVPGWKVEEQKDNAGKVKTVVWEATGEGILPSQFQRFTFVAKNPDKEQKIAWDAYQQYKDGEIVEWTGDEKAEKPHSLTTIAKGTSLTGEHGEVSSVEKNEGTSNMQLIAIVLSILAIVSSVGTCVFMVRRKK
- a CDS encoding alpha/beta fold hydrolase, which codes for MVLHYNEFGDTNSPLMVFIHGGGVSGWMWDKQIKHFTNFHCLVPDLPAQGKNRIKEHFSINFSAEKIIELIEEKGQNKTVIVIGFSLGAQVLITMLSMKPNLIQYAMINSALVKPIPFASKFIKSIALTYPLIKSRTFSKIQAKSMYIDKEYFDHYYYDSCQISKNTFIRILEENMSFTIPKNFENANSNILVTVGENEKRIMKDSLTKILESNPHCTGVIISKIGHGVSLANPKLFNTLIENWLEHDSLPEDVVTIN
- a CDS encoding DMT family transporter → MTQLSRTKTAIILTFLVFMWGINWPLSKFALHYTPPVLFAGVRTLIGGFILLLFALPKYKELHLKETWHLYVISSLLNIIIFYGLQTVGLQYMPAGLFSAIVFLQPVLLGIFSWIWLEESMYGLKIFGLILGFIGVGVISSSSLTGHISIIGILLAIGCAIGWALGTVFIKKTGHRVNSIWMVTLQLIIGGLCLIGFGSEFESWSSIAWSMPFVSVLLFISFFVIAMGWLAYFTLVGAGEASKVGAYTFLIPLIAIIVSSIFLHEAITISLFIGLLFIVVSICFVNIKPKTLAVGQRVEVK
- a CDS encoding LysR family transcriptional regulator, which encodes MTITQLQVLIKTIELGSFTKAARVLNMTQPAVSHAISSIESELGVTILIRDKRKGLIVTDVGSRILVHIREILNGVEKIEQEVAMEKGHEVGTIRIGSFPSASAHFLPKMINHFKEKYPNLEVVLCEGTIKEVEDWLVSRVVDIGIVILPNKEMEIVPLTKGKMVVILREDHPLCKKNAVTIRDLENEPIILCKGGYEPPIIDMFKQVNVPLRAEYVISTVTTALNMIQEGLGIAILAELSLTNLPKNVQTRELEPQVWREIALAVPSLRDSSIAVQLFIEEFQALFAE
- a CDS encoding Rrf2 family transcriptional regulator, which translates into the protein MKISSRFSIAVHILSILKNNPSSLCTSDYMAESVNTNPVVIRKIMSYLKQAGFVYVNRGPGGAGLLKDLHEITLLDVYHAVNVVEEDKLFHIHEQPNPDCPIGANIQAVLEVILIQAQSAMEEVLRNITMGQLFETLQEKMNA
- a CDS encoding DsbA family oxidoreductase, encoding MTVKMKVYSDFICPFCFLAKGPLDEVAKEKDVEIEWMPFELRPSPYSKIDPWNEPEKLGSWDAFILPTAKKLGIDMRLPRVSPHPYTHLAFEGCQFAKERGLGNEYHHRVFTAFFQEEQNIEDIDVLTKLAVEVGLPEAEFKDTLVTRKYKEKHQEAIQHAYDEANIMAVPTVMIGDEVIQGLASKETLERVIDKEIEKDKTNSFEGMQCNTDGYC
- a CDS encoding nitroreductase family protein, with the translated sequence MSATTTNLKEAIVNRRSIRKVTKNDAITKERIEEVLKTALHAPTSFNMQSGRMVVLMDGEHEKFWDIVKETLRARVPAENFEATVERLKGFHAGVGTVLFFEDQATVEKMQENAPLYKDQFPFWSHQGNAMLQHTVWMLLSAEGIGASLQHYNPIVDAEVKETWNIPAEWSLVGQMPFGEPNEHPAERTFLPTEDVVKFY
- a CDS encoding amidase family protein: MKKWVKVTLSIAGGIVLLACAGGYYVYKNYFPKEPERIVYDKERVLQPIHNQLKGINIENVKIKEKEVVNATVDELQKMIDDGKLSYEELTSIYLFRIQEHDQNGITLNSVTEINPNAMEEARKLDQERSRNKKSNLYGIPVVVKDNVQTAKVMPTSAGTYVLKDWIADQDATIVKQLKEEGAFVLGKANMSEWANYLSFTMPSGYSGKKGQNLNPYGPIMFDTSGSSSGSATVVAADFAPLAVGTETTGSIVAPAAQQSVVGLRPSLGRVSRTGIIPLAETLDTAGPMARTVKDAATLFNAMIGYDEKDVMTEKVKDKERIDYTKDLSIDGLKGKKIGLLFSVDQQDENRKAVAEKIRKDLQDAGAILTDYIQLNNGGVDNLQTLEYEFKHNVNDYFSQQKNVPVKSLKEIIAFNKRDSNRRIKYGQTLIEASEKSTITKDEFEKVVQTSQENAKKELNKYLVEKGLDALVMINNEEVLLSAVAGYPELAVPAGYDNNGEPVGAVFVGKQFGEKELFNIGYAYEQQSKNRKPPKL
- a CDS encoding AI-2E family transporter; this translates as MNEVKNFFRSRGFQRFLVLIILALVLYGLKSMINLILITFILTFLMDRFQRFISKKLKVNRKIVIACLYIILVSFIGTTLYKYLPVLTIQISQLIYQFKLFFQNPPDNEIIKYALSTINGMEVSKYIEQGVDVIYQSIANIGKVSLQILLSLILSLFFLLEKERIITFTSKFKESKLKIFYEEIAYFGERFARSFGKVIEAQFLIAVVNCILTVIALIVLGFPQLLVLAVMIFLLGLIPVAGVIISLFPLCIIAYNVGGVIYVVYILVFITVIHALESYFLNPKFMSAKTNLPIFYTFMILIFSEHFLGIWGLIIGIPIFIFLLDVLDVNNEESIKK
- a CDS encoding L-lactate dehydrogenase encodes the protein MKKGINRVVLVGTGAVGCSYAYCMINQAVAEEFVLVDVNEAKAEGEAMDLSHAVPFAPAPTRVWKGSYEDCKDADLVVITAGLPQKPGETRLDLVEKNAKIFKQIVRSIMDSGFDGIFLIATNPVDILTYVTWKESGLPKERVIGSGTTLDSARFRYMLGEYFNIGPHNIHAYIIGEHGDTELPVWSHVSVGIQKLQTLLEKDNTYNQEDLDKIFINVRDAAYHIIERKGATYYGIGMSLLRVTKAILNDENSVLTVSAYLEGQYGQKDVYIGVPAVLNRGGVREILEVELSEDEELKFDHSVQVLKETMAPVL